One Clavibacter zhangzhiyongii genomic region harbors:
- a CDS encoding MFS transporter, giving the protein MSSPETPFSLREVALPALLPALLFSIGEGAIIPIIPIVAGSLGASLAIAAFIGGMIMLGELVGDIPSGSVVSRIGERTSMIGAAFVSIGGLVLCLLAPNPLVLGVGVFLIGVSTAVFALARHAFMTSFVPQAYRARALSTLGGTFRAGYFVGPFLAAAVIHLTGASQSAFVIHIVACLAAAVTLLVLPDPMDVVRRNRAADLQSAAPATAGEPQDDESVAAAAGTAPPARESAGLAQTLWRFKGVLVKLGSGAALIGAMRAGRGVLLPLWAVSIGISDANTALIIGIAGGVDFALFYASGQIMDRFGRLWSAVPSMVGLGIGYLVLALTPDLPTNVQWFIGVAMFMSVANGVGSGILMTLGADLAPREDPAPFLGAWRFTGDAGSAASPLLIAAITAGASLTIASGVMGVLGLIGAGILVRYVPRYVPRPRRPGA; this is encoded by the coding sequence ATGTCGAGCCCCGAGACCCCCTTCTCCCTCCGCGAGGTGGCGCTCCCGGCGCTGCTGCCCGCGCTCCTGTTCTCCATCGGCGAGGGGGCGATCATCCCCATCATCCCGATCGTCGCCGGCAGCCTCGGCGCCTCGCTCGCGATCGCCGCGTTCATCGGCGGCATGATCATGCTCGGCGAGCTGGTGGGCGACATCCCGAGCGGCTCGGTGGTGAGCCGCATCGGCGAGCGCACCAGCATGATCGGCGCGGCCTTCGTCTCCATCGGCGGCCTGGTGCTGTGCCTCCTCGCGCCGAACCCGCTCGTGCTCGGCGTGGGCGTCTTCCTCATCGGCGTCTCGACGGCCGTCTTCGCGCTGGCCCGGCACGCGTTCATGACGAGCTTCGTGCCGCAGGCCTACCGGGCCCGGGCGCTCTCGACGCTCGGCGGCACCTTCCGCGCCGGGTACTTCGTGGGGCCGTTCCTCGCCGCCGCGGTGATCCACCTGACGGGGGCGTCGCAGTCGGCCTTCGTGATCCACATCGTCGCGTGCCTCGCGGCCGCCGTGACGCTGCTCGTGCTGCCCGACCCGATGGACGTCGTGCGCCGCAACCGCGCGGCCGACCTGCAGAGCGCCGCCCCGGCGACGGCCGGTGAGCCGCAGGACGACGAGTCGGTCGCGGCCGCCGCGGGCACCGCTCCCCCGGCCCGCGAGTCGGCGGGCCTCGCGCAGACGCTGTGGCGGTTCAAGGGCGTGCTCGTGAAGCTCGGCTCTGGCGCGGCCCTCATCGGCGCGATGCGCGCGGGCCGCGGCGTGCTCCTCCCCCTGTGGGCCGTGAGCATCGGCATCTCGGATGCGAACACGGCGCTCATCATCGGCATCGCCGGCGGCGTGGACTTCGCCCTCTTCTACGCGAGCGGCCAGATCATGGACCGCTTCGGCCGCCTCTGGAGCGCCGTGCCGTCGATGGTCGGGCTCGGCATCGGCTACCTCGTGCTCGCGCTCACGCCCGACCTGCCCACGAACGTGCAGTGGTTCATCGGCGTCGCCATGTTCATGTCGGTCGCGAACGGCGTGGGCTCGGGGATCCTCATGACCCTCGGCGCCGACCTCGCCCCGCGCGAGGACCCGGCCCCGTTCCTCGGCGCGTGGCGCTTCACGGGCGACGCGGGCAGCGCGGCGTCGCCGCTCCTCATCGCCGCGATCACCGCGGGCGCCTCGCTCACGATCGCCAGCGGCGTGATGGGCGTGCTCGGGCTCATCGGCGCGGGGATCCTCGTGCGGTACGTGCCGCGGTACGTCCCGCGGCCGCGGCGGCCCGGCGCCTGA
- the prfB gene encoding peptide chain release factor 2, with amino-acid sequence MIDQDFSSRITELRDTYSNIRSVVGVERLQQEVEELSAQAGEPDLWDDTEKAQKVTSDLSHRQSELKRIDELQRRLDDLDVLVEMAKDDEESAEEAVVELDGITKIMDELEVQTLLNGEFDPRPAVVTIRAGAGGVDAADFAEMLMRMYLRWAEQHDYRATVLDTSYAEEAGIKSATFEIDAPYAFGTLSVEAGTHRLVRMSPFNSAGKRQTSFAAVEVVPLIEQTESIDIPENDMRVDVFRSSGPGGQSVNTTDSAVRITHLPTGIVVTCQNEKSQIQNRAAALRVLQSRLLLVQREQEAATKKELAGNITASWGDQMRSYVLAPYQMVKDLRTEHEVNNPSNVFDGDLDGFISAGIRWRKSPERA; translated from the coding sequence ATGATCGACCAGGACTTCTCTTCGCGGATCACAGAATTGCGCGACACCTACTCCAACATCCGCTCGGTCGTGGGCGTCGAGCGCCTGCAGCAGGAGGTCGAGGAGCTGAGCGCCCAGGCGGGCGAGCCGGACCTCTGGGACGACACCGAGAAGGCGCAGAAGGTCACGAGCGACCTGAGCCACCGCCAGTCGGAGCTGAAGCGCATCGACGAGCTGCAGCGCCGCCTCGACGACCTCGACGTGCTCGTCGAGATGGCCAAGGACGACGAGGAGTCCGCCGAGGAGGCGGTCGTCGAGCTCGACGGCATCACCAAGATCATGGACGAGCTCGAGGTGCAGACGCTCCTCAACGGCGAGTTCGATCCCCGCCCCGCCGTGGTCACGATCCGCGCGGGCGCCGGCGGCGTCGACGCGGCCGACTTCGCCGAGATGCTCATGCGCATGTACCTGCGCTGGGCCGAGCAGCACGACTACCGCGCCACCGTCCTCGACACGTCCTACGCAGAGGAGGCGGGCATCAAGTCGGCCACCTTCGAGATCGACGCGCCCTATGCGTTCGGCACGCTCTCCGTCGAGGCCGGCACCCACCGGCTCGTGCGGATGAGCCCCTTCAACTCGGCCGGCAAGCGCCAGACGTCGTTCGCGGCGGTCGAGGTCGTGCCGCTAATCGAGCAGACCGAGTCCATCGACATCCCCGAGAACGACATGCGGGTCGACGTCTTCCGCTCGTCCGGCCCCGGCGGCCAGTCCGTCAACACGACCGACTCCGCGGTGCGCATCACCCACCTGCCCACCGGCATCGTCGTCACCTGCCAGAACGAGAAGAGCCAGATCCAGAACCGCGCCGCCGCCCTCCGGGTGCTGCAGTCGCGGCTGCTCCTCGTGCAGCGCGAGCAGGAGGCGGCCACCAAGAAGGAGCTCGCCGGCAACATCACGGCGAGCTGGGGCGACCAGATGCGCAGCTACGTGCTCGCGCCGTACCAGATGGTCAAGGACCTCCGCACGGAGCACGAGGTCAACAACCCGTCGAACGTGTTCGACGGCGACCTCGACGGCTTCATCTCCGCGGGGATCCGCTGGCGGAAGTCGCCCGAGCGCGCCTGA
- the ftsE gene encoding cell division ATP-binding protein FtsE, translating into MIRFDHVSKVYPGNPRPALSSVDLEILRGEFVFLVGASGSGKSSFLRLVLKEDRPTQGTIHVLGQQLNQLSSRKVPYYRRSLGVVFQDFRLLPNKSVFDNVAFTLQVIGKSRGFIQEAVPDVLAMVGLQGKEQRLPHELSGGEQQRVAIARAVVNKPAVLLADEPTGNLDPLTSAGIMQVLERINANGTTVIMATHDSGIVDQMQKRVIELIGGEVVRDEIGGQYQTSAIDLPRTAENPVGVNPEHPPVAAPTPVFVPAAPLPAPKRPTAPAEPATAAERREKARRDKQRRADEKARAKEEAAREAAAAKAARKAPRKGADERPAAVAAPAPTPAPAPEDASAATIIPAGAPDRDDRSDRDSRPARDDAPARGADDEDPVYAPSAFASAARVDPVPERDAGRDRPAPEPSADDLRADDRRASEAARPEQDRPGPTRSEPTAAEPPRTEPPRREPARAESVEQSPSRAVPVIRDEAPIVDDAPPAPPTPPAPSRRNGGGAAPAAPSTGSIRRLPEGTGVIRLPDGQGGPVPADGHDDAELAELGLAEKLGLRARGESPDDTGAQDVGPTR; encoded by the coding sequence ATGATCAGGTTCGACCACGTATCCAAGGTGTATCCCGGCAACCCCCGACCGGCGCTGAGCTCCGTCGACCTCGAGATCCTCCGGGGGGAGTTCGTCTTCCTCGTCGGCGCGTCCGGGTCCGGCAAGTCCAGCTTCCTGCGTCTCGTGCTCAAGGAGGACCGGCCTACGCAGGGCACGATCCACGTCCTGGGCCAGCAGCTGAACCAGTTGTCGAGCCGCAAGGTCCCGTACTACCGGCGCAGCCTGGGGGTGGTGTTCCAGGACTTCCGGCTGCTCCCGAACAAGTCGGTGTTCGACAACGTCGCCTTCACCCTCCAGGTGATCGGCAAGTCGCGCGGCTTCATCCAGGAGGCCGTCCCCGACGTGCTCGCCATGGTGGGCCTGCAGGGCAAGGAGCAGCGCCTCCCGCACGAGCTCTCCGGCGGCGAGCAGCAGCGCGTCGCCATCGCGCGCGCCGTGGTCAACAAGCCCGCCGTGCTCCTCGCCGACGAGCCCACCGGCAACCTCGACCCGCTGACGAGCGCGGGCATCATGCAGGTGCTGGAGCGGATCAACGCCAACGGCACCACCGTGATCATGGCCACCCACGACTCCGGGATCGTCGACCAGATGCAGAAGCGCGTCATCGAGCTGATCGGCGGCGAGGTCGTCCGCGACGAGATCGGCGGCCAGTACCAGACCTCCGCGATCGACCTGCCGCGGACGGCCGAGAACCCCGTGGGCGTGAACCCCGAGCACCCGCCCGTCGCCGCGCCGACGCCCGTGTTCGTGCCGGCCGCGCCGCTGCCCGCCCCGAAGCGGCCGACCGCTCCCGCCGAGCCCGCGACCGCCGCCGAGCGCCGGGAGAAGGCGCGGCGCGACAAGCAGCGCCGCGCCGACGAGAAGGCCCGCGCCAAGGAGGAGGCGGCCCGCGAGGCCGCGGCCGCCAAGGCCGCCCGCAAGGCGCCGAGGAAGGGCGCGGACGAGCGCCCGGCCGCGGTCGCCGCACCCGCTCCGACTCCGGCTCCGGCTCCGGAGGACGCGTCCGCCGCGACGATCATCCCGGCCGGCGCCCCCGACCGCGACGACCGGTCCGACCGCGACAGCCGGCCCGCACGGGATGACGCGCCCGCACGCGGTGCGGACGACGAGGACCCGGTGTACGCGCCGTCGGCGTTCGCCTCGGCCGCGCGCGTGGATCCCGTCCCCGAGCGCGACGCAGGCCGCGACCGCCCCGCCCCGGAGCCGTCCGCGGACGACCTCCGCGCGGACGACCGCCGCGCGTCCGAGGCCGCGCGCCCTGAGCAGGATCGTCCGGGGCCGACCCGGTCCGAGCCGACGGCCGCCGAGCCCCCGCGCACCGAGCCGCCCCGCCGCGAGCCCGCCCGTGCGGAGTCCGTCGAGCAGTCGCCGTCCCGCGCCGTGCCGGTGATCCGCGACGAGGCCCCGATCGTCGACGACGCCCCGCCCGCACCGCCGACCCCGCCCGCCCCCAGCCGGCGGAACGGCGGAGGCGCGGCGCCCGCCGCCCCGAGCACCGGGTCCATCCGCCGCCTCCCCGAGGGCACCGGCGTGATCCGCCTCCCCGACGGGCAGGGCGGTCCCGTGCCCGCCGACGGGCACGACGACGCCGAGCTCGCCGAGCTCGGCCTGGCCGAGAAGCTGGGCCTCCGGGCCCGCGGTGAGTCGCCGGACGACACCGGCGCACAGGATGTGGGGCCCACGCGATGA